AATCACCTGATCGGGCAGAAAATCAGCATCACCTCGCGCAAGGCGCAAACTACACGTCACCGGATCAACGGGATTTACACCGATGATCATTCGCAATTCGTGTTTGTCGATACGCCGGGCTTTCAGCTCAAGCATCTCAATGCGCTCAATCGCGGAATGAATCGTGTGGTGACCAGCAGTCTGCGTGATGTTCAGGTCGTAATGTATGTGCTGGAAGCGTTGCGTTACGATGAGCGCGATCAGGAGGTCTTGAAACTGTTGCCGGATAATCGTCCTGTGTTGCTGGTGATCAACAAGATCGACGAAGTAGCGGACAAGGGCCAGCTGTTTGATTTTGCCGAGCGCATCGCAAAAGATTTCAAATTCGCTGATATCGTGCCCGTTAGCGCGAAGTTTGGCAAAAAGATCGAAGAATTACGCGATACCTTGCGCAGCTTCCTGCCTGAAGGCGGGCTCATCTACGATGCGGATGATGTCACCGACCGCAGTGAACGATTTTTGGCCTCAGAAATTCTGCGCGAAAAAGTATTTCGCTTCACGGGTGAAGAGTTGCCCTACTCTGTGAGCGTTGTGATCGAAAAGTTTGAGATGGATAAGAAATTGCGCCGCATCAGCGCCGCCATTTTAGTGGACAAGGAAGCGCACAAGGCGATGCTGCTGGGCAAGAAAGGCGAGAAAATCAAAGAAATCGCAACTCAGGCGCGCCTTGATATGGAAAAACTGTTCGATGGCAAGGTATTCCTCGAAGTGTTCATCAAAGTGCGCAGCGGGTGGGCCGATGACTCGCGCATCCTGCAAACGCTGGGATATGAATAACTTCAATTATTAATTGATAATTTTCAATTGTTAATTGTTTGATATGACGACCCGGCAAAACAGGCATCAGGATGAGTTGGCGTTTGTTTTGCACTGTCACCCGTTCCGGGAAACCAGCCTGCTGCTCGATGTGTATAGCCGCGAATACGGCAGGATGGCGATTGTCGCGCGCGGCGCCAGACGTCCAAGGTCTGCATTGCGTGGCGTGCTGATGAGTTTTCAGCCGCTGCGGTTGTCCTGGTTCGGTAAGGGTGAGGTGCGCACGCTGCACAGCGCGGAGTGGCAGGGAGGTCAGCCGTATTTACAAGGCACGGCGTTGATGTGCGGATTTTATCTGAACGAATTGCTGATTAACCTGCTCGCGCGCGACGATGCACATGAGCAGTTATTTGACTACTACCGTGCGACGCTGTATCGATTGGCACACGAGACGGATCATGCGGCAACGTTGCGCTGTTTTGAAAAGCATTTGCTGCAGGAATTGGGTTACGCGCTGAATCTTGAAACTGAGGCCGCGAGTGGTAGTCCGGTGCAGGTGGGCTGTAATTATCGCTATTTTGTTGAGCGGGGCGCGCTGGCCGATACGCCTGACAATCACGGTGGGATGAAAATTGCAGGCGTTACGTTGCTGGCTATGGCCTCGGATGATTACAGCGACCCTGTGGTGGCGCAACAGAGTAAGCAGTTGATGCGCATGCTGCTGGGTCACCATTTGGGTGGGAAGCAGTTGCATACGCGGGAATTAATTAAGGATTTGCAAAAATTATGATCAAATTAGGACTGAATATCGATCACGTTGCTACCTTGCGTCAGGCAAGAGGGGCGCGCTATCCGAATCTGGTGCGTGCAGCGCTGATTTGCGAGGAAGCGGGCGCGGATGCGATTACCATTCATCTGCGCGAAGACCGCCGTCACATTCAGGATGCGGATGTTGAGGTATTGCGCGGCATGCTGCAAACCCGCATGAATCTCGAATGCGCCGTGACGGAGGAAATGATCGCTAATGCCCTGCGCATTAAGCCGCACGATCTGTGTCTGGTGCCGGAACGTCGCGAGGAGCTGACGACCGAAGGCGGTTTAAATGTGCTGCGCTATTTCGACGCGGTAAAGTCAGCCTGTGAGCGCTGTGCCGATGCCGGTATCCGTGTGTCGTTGTTCATCGATGCGGATAACGCGCAGATCGACGCGGCGGTGCGTGCTGGCGCTCCAGTGATTGAATTGCATACCGGAAAATACGCCGATGCGGACAGTGTGCCGGCGCGGGCGTATGAACTTGAACGCATCCGTGCTGCGGTTGAATATGCCCATGGTCAAGGGCTGCAGGTCAATGCCGGCCACGGCTTGCATTACCACAATGTGCAGGCCATCGCGGCCATTCCCAATATCGTTGAGCTCAATATCGGTCATGCGATTATCGCCGAATCCGTGTTTATCGGCCTGGATGCCGCAGTGCGGAAAATGAAGGATTTAATCAGGCCGTTATGATTTTTGGTATCGGAACGGACATAGTCGAATACGACCGTATCGCTGCGATGTGGCAGCGGCACGGCGAGCGACTGGCGCAGCGTTTGCTCAGCGAGGCTGAAATGCCGGCGTTTCATGCGCATGCGCATCCCGCCCGATTTTTGGCCAAACGATTTGCAGCCAAAGAAGCCTTTGCTAAGGCTGCGGGCAGCGGGTTGCGGCATCCGGTGAGCTTGAGCCGCATCTCGGTGACGCACGACGGAATGGGCAAGCCGGTGCTGCAATTCGATGCGCTGCTGCGTGCTTATCTCGCGCAATTGGGCATTTGTGCCCATCATCTGTCCATCAGCGATGAGCGCAACACCATCGTCGCCTTTGTTGTGCTGGAAACTATTTAAATATTGGAGTCGTCATGGGTTTAGGGCCGGTAATGCTGGATGTGTTGGGTACGCAACTGACGGATGACGATAGAGTCCGCCTGTTGCATCCTCTGGTCGGCGGGGTGATTTTGTTCAAGCGCAATTATGAGTCGCCTGCGCAACTGATTGAGTTAACCTCATCGATACGCGCGCTGCGCTCAACACCTTTGTTAATTGCGGTGGATCATGAAGGCGGGCGGGTGCAGCGTTTCAGGGAAGGGTTTACCCGCATACCGGCGATGCGCGAGCTGGGCCGGATTTGGGACCGGCATCCGCAGCGCGCGCGCCATCTGGCGCAACAGGCAGGCTTTGTGATGTCGTCCGAATTGCGCGGCTGTGGGGTTGATTTCAGTTTTACGCCGGTGCTGGACGTAGATTATGAACAAAGCGGCGTCATCGGCGATCGCGCGTTTCACAGTGATCCACAGGCGATTGCTGAATTGGCGCATCACTTGCTGCTGGGGCTCAAACAAGGCGGAATGCACACCGTCGGTAAACATTTTCCGGGACACGGGTTCGTGGCGGCCGACTCGCATCTGGCCATTCCAGTCGATGAGCGTGAGTTTGTCGATATCGAACTGTGTGATCTTGTGCCTTTCAGGCAAATGATCAATTTCGGTCTGACCGCAGTGATGCCGGCCCATGTCATCTATCCTAAAGTCGATGCACGTCCCGCGGGATTTTCGCCTGTCTGGCTAAAGGAAATTTTACGCGGACAGCTGGGGTTTGAGGGCTGCATTTTCAGCGATGATTTGTCGATGGAAGGCGCAACGGTTGCAGGCGGTATCGTGCAGCGCGCGTCGGCGGCTTTAAATGCAGGCTGCGATATGGTGGTGGTATGCAATAAGCCAGAATCAGCCGATGAGCTGCTAGCCGGCTTGCATTGGGATATGCCGGCTGTCAGTCGTGCTCGCATCACCCATATGCGCGGCGGTCACCATCCTGCGCCGATGGCCGGACTGCACGAGCATCCCGAGTTCTTAAAAGCGTTGCAGGAAGTCGCCAGCATCGGGGTCAGTTCCCCCGAATTGCCATTGGCATAGCTTTTTACCATGGTGCTTGAGATAATGAGCGCCCGAAATTCGTCATAGCATTCAGGTATAGATAACATGAGTGAATTACAAGCAGCGTTGCTGGCAATCGGTGTGGGTGTCGTGGTCGCGGTGTATCTGTTTGGCTGGTGGAAACAGCGCCAGTACAACCGCAAATTCGGGGCGGCTTTCCGGCAAAGTCACGACGATGCGCTGTATCAGACTAATGCCCCTCAACCGACACCCGAGGCACTGGATGAACTCGTTATGATCAACGACGATGCGATTCCTGACGAAGCCGTCGCACCCGTCGCGGTTGAGTTGCCCCCTGAGGTCACGCCAAAGCTGAATGAACCTTGTCCCCTGCTCGACGGGCGCAGTGATTTTATTATTAGTTTGCGACCCGCCGAACCTTCGTTTGCGGCGATTCTGGACGGGCTGTGGCAAAGAAAATTTGATTTTCGTAAGCCGCTGCAGGTCGTCGGGTTGAGTGCGCGTACGGGGCAGTGGGAGCGCGTCATCGCTGAGAGTCCGATGCTGTATGTGCAGTTCAATATCGCGCTGCAACTGGTAGACCGGAGCGGGGTCATCAGCGTCGCTAAACTGGGCGATTTTCGTGATCTGGTGTTGGGTATTGCAAAGTCCATCGGAGCAGATACGACCGTGCCGGATATACTGGAGACGCATTGCGCCGCGCAGGGTTTGGATGCGCTGTGTGCCGAACTTGATCAGATGGTCGGCATTAATCTGTTGCCGCCGGGCGAGCGCTTGCTCAATGGCGAAAAAATTGCCGATGCGGTCGCACTGCATGGCATGACGCTTGAATCGGATGGCGCTTTCCATTTGTCGAACAGTTCGGGAAATAGTCAGCTCACACTGATTAACAAGGATACTAAACCCTTCCAGCACCATAGTCTGGCGCAGTTCACCACGGGCGGGATTACGCTGATGCTGGATGTGCCTCGGGTGGAAAATCCTGCCGCAAGCTTTGATTTAATGGTGCAGATCGCCCGCGATCTGGCGCGCGATTTGCAAGTCAATCTGGTTGACGATCACCGCGTGCAGTTGACCGATGCGGGATTGGCCAAGATACGCGCTCAGATCGTCGAGGTTGAAACGAAAATGTGCGATAACAACCTGACTCCTGGCAGCACTCAGGCGCTCCGGTTATTTTCCTGATGGTGTCAGCGGTTGTACAGCAACGCATTAAGGCGTTGCGCAGCGAAATCGAAGCGCATAATTATCAGTATTACGTGCTGGATGCCCCTACGGTACCCGATGCCGGTTACGACACGTTGTTTCGTGAACTGCAACGGCTTGAAGCACAACACCCCGAGTTTTTAACGTCAGATTCGCCCACCCAGCGGGTGGGCGCCGCGCCGCTTAAATATTTTGCCGAGGTGCCGCATCGCACGCCGATGCTCTCGCTTAACAATGCCTTTAGCGCCGATGAGGTCATTGCTTTCGATGCGCGCGTTCGCGATGCGCTGGGTATTGACGAGGTGGAATACGCGGTCGAACTGAAATTTGACGGGCTGGCCATTAATCTCAGTTATCGCAACGGCATTTTTGTACAGGGGGCGACCCGCGGCGACGGCAGCACCGGCGAGGACGTCACGGAAAATTTGCGTACGGTGCGCAGCATTCCTCTGCGACTTAAAGAGGCGAATGGCGAGGTGTTGTGCGCTGACGTCGAGGTGCGCGGTGAAGTGTTGATGTTTACCCGCGATTTCGATTTGTTGAATGAACAGCAGCGTTTGAACGGCGAAAAAGAATTTGTTAATCCGCGCAATGCAGCAGCCGGCTCTTTGCGTCAGCTCGATTCTGCCGTCACAGCGACCCGTCATCTGAGTTTTTATGCCTACGGTGTTGGATTGTGCGATGGCGTTAATTTGTCTGGTAAGCATGATTTGCAAATGGCGCAGCTGGCCGATTGGGGTGTGCCGGTTGCTACGCAGCGCAGCACAGTACAAGGCGTCGCCGGTTTGCTTGACTATTACAAAGAAATGGGCGCGTTGCGCGCCGCGCTGCCGTTTGCCATCGACGGGGTGGTGTACAAGGTTAACGACATTGCGCAACAGCAGATGTTGGGGTTTGTCTCGCGTGCACCGCGTTTTGCCATCGCGCATAAATTTCCCGCTGAAGAGGCGATGACGACGCTGCTGGATATCGATGTGCAGGTAGGCCGTACCGGTGCGCTGACGCCTGTTGCCAGGCTTACGCCGGTCTTTGTGGGCGGTGTGACGGTGACCAATGCGACGCTGCACAACGAGGACGAGATACGCCGTAAGGATGTGCGTATCGGCGATACGGTCATCGTGCGCCGTGCAGGCGATGTAATTCCTGAAGTTGCGCGCGTGGTGTTAGAACGCCGCCCATCCGATGCCCGGGTGTTTTCGATGCCGCAGGCTTGCCCTGTGTGCGGCTCTCATGTCGTGCGTGAAGAAGATGCTGCGGCATGGCGGTGCACGGGCGGTTTGTTTTGTCCCGCACAGCGCAAACAGGCGTTGCTGCATTTCGCAGGACGCCGCGCGATGAATATCGACGGGCTGGGTGACAAGCTGGTTGAGCAGTTGGTGGATGCGCAACAGGTCAGCACGCCGGCGGATCTGTACAAATTGGGCATGTCCGGCCTTGTTTCGCTAGAGCGTATGGGGGAGAAATCGGCGCTTAATTTGCTTGATGCCATTGAGGCCAGCCGTAAGACTACGCTTGCCCGCTTCCTCTTCGCGTTAGGGATACGCAATGTCGGTGAAACAACGGCCCGGGATCTCGCGCAACATTTTGGTGCCTTGGATGCGATAATGCAGGCGGATGCCGAACGACTCCAGCAGGTGCGCGATGTGGGGCCGGTGGTTGCACAAAGCATGGTTGATTTTTTCGCCGAGGCTCATAATTTGGCTGTGATAGCACAACTGCGCGAGGCGGGTGTGCATTGGGATGAGCATAGTCCAGCGCCGCAGGAAGACCGGATTTATACCGGAAAAACCTTTGTACTCACGGGTACGCTCGCGAGTTTGTCCCGTCAGCAGGCAAAAGAGCGCCTCGAAGCCTTAGGGGCTAAGGTCAGCGGCAGTGTATCGAAAAAAACAGATTTTGTTGTGGCAGGTTCAGATAGCGGCAGTAAGCTCGAACGTGCGATGGAATTGGGCGTTGCAGTGCTCAGTGAAAGTGAATTTTTATTATTGATCGAGGGGGAATAATGACAAGACCGTTAAAAATCATCCGCAAGGCGGTTTTTCCCGTGGCAGGTATGGGGACGAGATTTTTGCCGGCGACCAAGGCCAGCCCCAAGGAAATGATGGCGATTGTGGATAAGCCACTGATTCAATATGCCGTTGAAGAGGCGGTTGCCGCGGGTGTGACGGACATGATATTTGTGACCGGGCGCAGTAAGCGTTCGATCGAGGATCATTTTGATACCGCTTATGAATTAGAAGCGGAGCTGGAGAAAAAGGGCAAGCTCGAACTGCTGCGCCTGACGCGGGAAGTGATTCCCGAAGGCGTTAATTGTATTTACATCCGTCAGTCAGAGCCTCTGGGGTTGGGGCACGCCGTGCTCTGCGCGCAACCGGTCATCAAGAACGAGCCGTTTGTGGTGATTCTGGCGGACGACTTTATGGTCAGCGATGTCTCCGTAACGCGTCAAATGGTCGATGTGTTTGATCGCCACCACAGCTCGGTACTGGGTGTGCAGGATGTGCCGCGTGAATTGACGCGCCAGTACGGTATTGTCAGCAGCGCACGTGTGAATCATGAACTCGAACAAGTGACAGGGATCGTCGAAAAACCGCGCCCTGAGGATGCGCCGACGACCTTGGCGGTGGTGGGGCGCTATGTGCTCACGCCGCGTATTTTTCATCACTTGCACAGAGTTGGCAAAGGAACGGGGGGCGAAATTCAGCTGACCGATGGTATCGCCGCGCTAATAGAGGAGGAACGTGTTCTGGCCTACCGTTATAAGGGTACGCGTTACGATTGTGGCTCGAAAATTGGATTTTTGCAGGCGACTGTCGCGATGGGACTCGAACATCCGGAAGTAAAAGCAGAATTTGCCGAGTATCTGAAAAATCTGAAAGTACCCTGAATGATGCTTGATTTGCGTGCCCGTGAAATTTTGCAGCAGGCTCAGCTGCTGTGTCCGGAAGCGCAAGTGCAAGCTGCACTGCACAAGGTCGCGCAGGAAATCAATGCGGTGCTGGCAGGGCATTTTCCGCTGGTGTTGTCGGTGATGGGGGGGGCGGTCGTATTTTCCGGACAGTTATTGCCGCTGCTGAATTTTCCGCTTGATTTTGATTATGTTCACGTGTCCCGATACGGGGATGCGCGGACCGGTGGCGCGATGCACTGGAAGGTGGCACCGCATGAGTCGGTGAAGGGGCGTGTCGTCTTGCTGGTAGACGATATTCTGGATGAGGGGCATACTCTGGCCGCCTTGAAAGAACGCGTCATGGCGCTGGGGGCTAAGGCCTGTTATAGCGCGGTGTTCGCCGATAAGCAACACGGCAGACCTAAACCCGTCGCGGCTGACTTTGTAGGACTTGTGCTACCAGATCGCTTTGTATTCGGTTATGGCATGGACATTGAAGGGCTGTGGCGAAATTTGCCTGCAGTGTATGCGGTCAGGAATGAGATCCTGAATCCTAAATCCTAAAGGGTGTTTATATGTTGGCAATCATAGGTGGTCGCGGCTTGACGGAACTGGCCAATCTGAAAATCACCCACCGGCAGGTGATGCGCACGCCGTTTGGCGAGCCGTCTTGTGCCTTTTTGTTCGGTACGCTCAATGAACATGAGGTGATTTTTCTCGCGCGTCACGGTTACGGTTATACCATCCCGCCGCATCTGGTGAATTACCGCGCTAACCTGTGGGCATTGCGCGAACAGGGGGTGAATGAAGTGATTTCGGTGACGACCGTTGGCGGTATTCGCGGCGATCTGACTCCCGGATTGCTGGTAGTGCCGGATCAGGTGATCGATTACACGCATGGACGCGATTGCACGTTTTTCAACTCCCGTAACACCAGTTACAAGAACATCGATTTTACCCAACCCTATGATGCGGTGATGCGTGCACGCATTTTGCACAGTGCACGGCAGGTTCAACAACCTTGTCTGGATGGCGGTACCTATGCCGCGACGCAGGGGCCGCGTCTGGATAGTGTTGCTGAGGTGAATCGCTATGAGCGCGATGGTGCCGATATGGTCGGGATGACCGGCATGCCAGAGGCTGCGCTGGCAAGGGAGCTTGATATGGCCTATGCCTCGATTGCGGTGGTCGTCAATTATGCGGCAGGGCGGGGCGACAGTCAGTTCGCGATTAATATGGAGTCGGTTAATGCGACGGCCCGGAGTGCAATGGTGCGGGTGCGCACAATTTTGGAACGCGTTTGTACGGATGAGGGGTGTTATGGCGATTAAGCCTGTATTACGCATGGGTGATGCGCGTTTGCTGGAAGTTGCAAAGCCGGTGACAGATTTTTCTGCACTACAGGATGTGTTAAACGACATGCAAGATACCATGCATGCCTTGAACGGGGCGGGACTTGCCGCGCCACAGATCGGGGTGGGATTACGTGTGGTTATTTTCGGTGTTGAGGAAAATTCACGTTATCCGGATGCGGAATCGGTACCCTATACTGTGTTGATTAACCCCGTTGTGACGCCGATCGATGACCTGATGGAAGATGACTGGGAAGGCTGTTTGAGTGTACCCGGGCTCAGAGGTCGTGTTGCCCGCTACCACGCGATTCGTTATCAGGGCGTTGATGCGAAGGGCGCTCCGATAGACCGCAGCGTCAGCGGTTTTCACGCACGGGTGGTTCAACACGAATGCGATCATCTCGATGGCGTTTTATATCCGATGCGCATGACTGACCTGCGCCACTTTGGCTATAAGGATGTGTTGTTCCCCGACTCTTTGCAGCAGGACGAATAGTATGGTGGCACATCAGCAATCCCGTGTGATTCACAATCTTTTGATTGCACTGCTTTTATTGGTCGCGGTGTTTGTGATCGGTACGGTCGGTTATCATATTCTGGGTGGCTGGCAGCACTCCTGGGTGGATTGCTTTTATATGACCTTTATCACGATCTCAACCATCGGTTTCGGTGAGATTGTCGATGTGTCTCAATACCACTACGGACGGCTGTTTACCGTAGTGATCGGCATGTCAGGTATCGGTGTGTTGGGTTACGTGCTGTCTACTTTTACGGCCTTTATGCTCGAAAGTGATATTAATATTGCCTGGCGGAGAAAGAAGATGCAAAAAAAAATCGCACAATTGAAGAATCACTATATCGTCTGCGGTGTAGGTCTTGTGGGGCGGAATGTCGCGCATGAGCTTGAGCTGACCGGCAGGCCTTTTGTCGTGATTGAAAGTGACATGAAAGTGATCCAGCGTTATCTGGATACGCACCCGGAACAACTCTATTTGCAAGGAGATGCGACCGACAACGATGTGCTGCTCGAGGCTGGCGTGATGGATGCCAAAGGCGTATTTGCCGTGGCGCACGATGATAGCGCGAATCTGGTGATCAGTTTGAGCGCTAAACAGCTCAACCCCGGTTTGCGCGTCGTGGCGCGCTGCCACGACATGAAAAATGCGGAAAAGACCCGCAGGGTAGGCGCTGATGAAGTTATCTCACCGGATTACAGCGGCGGACTGAGCCTCGTCTCTGCGATGGTACGACCCAATGTGATGAATTTTCTGGACGATATGTTCAAATCGGATAGTAAGTTACGCATGGAGGAGATACTGATTCCTGAGAATCTGGCAAATCAGACTCTGCATGTTTTGTATCATGAAAATAAGGATTGCATGGTGCTGGCCATTCAGCGTAACGGCGTCTGGCAGTACAATCCTACATCGAGTTACCATCTGCAACAGGGGGATGTGTTGATGGTGATGACCACGCCGCAAGGCCGCACGCGGCTTGAGCAATTGATTCGGGGCGATTTTTCCATATAGCCGCGAAATTTCTGCAAGTTCTGAATGATTTTTTAGGCGTGTCAGTCGTAATCGACGTCTTGCTCCAGACCCGCATGATAGTTTTGAATTTCGGTGACCATTGTTTTGATTCGGGTTTTCGACAGAATTTTTTTGACTAGGGTATCGCGATACTCGTTCATGCGCGCAGACAGCCAGGGTTGATGCGCTACCGGAATTTGTTCCAAAAATTTCTCCCAGTTGGCATTTACATCAGGCATTGATTTTCGGGCGCGCTGGATCAGGTTTTCGATCTCTTTTTGTCCGGTGCGCGCGACTATCCGGCCATCCCCTGCGATGGCAAAAATGACCGAAATGGAGATCACGGCGTTGGCATCGAGCTCCTGGTCTTTGACCGGGCCTGCGAAATGATTTTTACGCAGCCATTTTGCGCAATCGATAATGCTTTGGTTCTCGCTTCTTACCTGTAGCTCACGGCGATAGTCTTCATCGCCCCTCCAGTGGCTATTGGGCTCTGCGCGGCACAGTTCCGAGAACAGTGCCTTGATGTTGCGCTGCTGGATATACGGATCGTTGTCAAAATCAGTGACCATGGTCTGCGAGGGCATCAGCGCCAGCGTTTTGATATGCCGGAATCCCGCCTGAAACACCTGTTCTGCACCCTGCTCCAGCAGGAAATTCAGTTCCGATTCCGCATTGTGTGGAATCTCCGCCTGACTGAGCCCCAGCGAAATACAGCCCATCGTTAAATATAAGGCCTCCTGCAGTCCTTCCGCCGTACGTTCATTGGTGAATTTTTTAGCGACCAGTACCGTGATGCCGGATAAATCCTCGATAAGTGCATCGGCTTGTGCGTCGGAACGTATCCGCTGCGCTAAGGTTACTAAGGCCGCCAGTAAATTCGGCTGGCGTTTGGTGAAGCTTGCGAGTTTCATCAGCGTTGCATCCGCTTATGCAAAAATATCTTCGCCCATGCTCGGACGGTTGCGTTGTTTTCCTGTAACGGGAACTTGTTTGCGCAGGCGGATCAGCAGGGCTTGTGTGCTGCGCGGTGTTGCATATTCGTAGCCATATCCGTAGCCGTAGGGGTCATCACCTTCGTCAGGTTGTACGTGTAACTGGTTTTCACCGGGCTGCCAGTCGGGGAAGAGTTCAAAGAGTACGCGATCCCAGGCATCGGTATCGCTTCTGGCGATGGCCTGCGCGAGCGGAATGATGTCGTGATCCGAGGTGGTTTGTCCGGCCATATGCGGGCCGCGTGCTTCGATATCGTTGGCAAGTTCGATGATGTCATCGATGGCGGTCGAGAGCAGGGTGGCAAAGGCCGTGGTCCCCCAATCAGTTGAGAGTGCTTCATGGATCAGTGCGGTGCGGCGATCCAGATCGTCGCTTGCGAACAGGACGCCGTGAATATGCGCGAACAGCGATTCCGCCAGCATTTCGGGTTCATCTTCGATCTGCTCTATATTCCATACCGCCGGGAAATAGGCCAGACTCTGAGCCCAGGCTTTGGGCGAAATCAGCAAGGTGGCCAGCGACAACTTTCCGCCATCGAAGGCTGCGAGGTGCATCGATGCAACTTCGGGTGCCATGGCTTC
Above is a window of Gallionella capsiferriformans ES-2 DNA encoding:
- a CDS encoding hypoxanthine-guanine phosphoribosyltransferase codes for the protein MMLDLRAREILQQAQLLCPEAQVQAALHKVAQEINAVLAGHFPLVLSVMGGAVVFSGQLLPLLNFPLDFDYVHVSRYGDARTGGAMHWKVAPHESVKGRVVLLVDDILDEGHTLAALKERVMALGAKACYSAVFADKQHGRPKPVAADFVGLVLPDRFVFGYGMDIEGLWRNLPAVYAVRNEILNPKS
- the ligA gene encoding NAD-dependent DNA ligase LigA gives rise to the protein MVSAVVQQRIKALRSEIEAHNYQYYVLDAPTVPDAGYDTLFRELQRLEAQHPEFLTSDSPTQRVGAAPLKYFAEVPHRTPMLSLNNAFSADEVIAFDARVRDALGIDEVEYAVELKFDGLAINLSYRNGIFVQGATRGDGSTGEDVTENLRTVRSIPLRLKEANGEVLCADVEVRGEVLMFTRDFDLLNEQQRLNGEKEFVNPRNAAAGSLRQLDSAVTATRHLSFYAYGVGLCDGVNLSGKHDLQMAQLADWGVPVATQRSTVQGVAGLLDYYKEMGALRAALPFAIDGVVYKVNDIAQQQMLGFVSRAPRFAIAHKFPAEEAMTTLLDIDVQVGRTGALTPVARLTPVFVGGVTVTNATLHNEDEIRRKDVRIGDTVIVRRAGDVIPEVARVVLERRPSDARVFSMPQACPVCGSHVVREEDAAAWRCTGGLFCPAQRKQALLHFAGRRAMNIDGLGDKLVEQLVDAQQVSTPADLYKLGMSGLVSLERMGEKSALNLLDAIEASRKTTLARFLFALGIRNVGETTARDLAQHFGALDAIMQADAERLQQVRDVGPVVAQSMVDFFAEAHNLAVIAQLREAGVHWDEHSPAPQEDRIYTGKTFVLTGTLASLSRQQAKERLEALGAKVSGSVSKKTDFVVAGSDSGSKLERAMELGVAVLSESEFLLLIEGE
- the era gene encoding GTPase Era; protein product: MTEETTNAPDDSYRSGYIAIVGRPNVGKSTLLNHLIGQKISITSRKAQTTRHRINGIYTDDHSQFVFVDTPGFQLKHLNALNRGMNRVVTSSLRDVQVVMYVLEALRYDERDQEVLKLLPDNRPVLLVINKIDEVADKGQLFDFAERIAKDFKFADIVPVSAKFGKKIEELRDTLRSFLPEGGLIYDADDVTDRSERFLASEILREKVFRFTGEELPYSVSVVIEKFEMDKKLRRISAAILVDKEAHKAMLLGKKGEKIKEIATQARLDMEKLFDGKVFLEVFIKVRSGWADDSRILQTLGYE
- the nagZ gene encoding beta-N-acetylhexosaminidase, which produces MGLGPVMLDVLGTQLTDDDRVRLLHPLVGGVILFKRNYESPAQLIELTSSIRALRSTPLLIAVDHEGGRVQRFREGFTRIPAMRELGRIWDRHPQRARHLAQQAGFVMSSELRGCGVDFSFTPVLDVDYEQSGVIGDRAFHSDPQAIAELAHHLLLGLKQGGMHTVGKHFPGHGFVAADSHLAIPVDEREFVDIELCDLVPFRQMINFGLTAVMPAHVIYPKVDARPAGFSPVWLKEILRGQLGFEGCIFSDDLSMEGATVAGGIVQRASAALNAGCDMVVVCNKPESADELLAGLHWDMPAVSRARITHMRGGHHPAPMAGLHEHPEFLKALQEVASIGVSSPELPLA
- the galU gene encoding UTP--glucose-1-phosphate uridylyltransferase GalU; amino-acid sequence: MTRPLKIIRKAVFPVAGMGTRFLPATKASPKEMMAIVDKPLIQYAVEEAVAAGVTDMIFVTGRSKRSIEDHFDTAYELEAELEKKGKLELLRLTREVIPEGVNCIYIRQSEPLGLGHAVLCAQPVIKNEPFVVILADDFMVSDVSVTRQMVDVFDRHHSSVLGVQDVPRELTRQYGIVSSARVNHELEQVTGIVEKPRPEDAPTTLAVVGRYVLTPRIFHHLHRVGKGTGGEIQLTDGIAALIEEERVLAYRYKGTRYDCGSKIGFLQATVAMGLEHPEVKAEFAEYLKNLKVP
- a CDS encoding cell division protein ZipA C-terminal FtsZ-binding domain-containing protein; the protein is MSELQAALLAIGVGVVVAVYLFGWWKQRQYNRKFGAAFRQSHDDALYQTNAPQPTPEALDELVMINDDAIPDEAVAPVAVELPPEVTPKLNEPCPLLDGRSDFIISLRPAEPSFAAILDGLWQRKFDFRKPLQVVGLSARTGQWERVIAESPMLYVQFNIALQLVDRSGVISVAKLGDFRDLVLGIAKSIGADTTVPDILETHCAAQGLDALCAELDQMVGINLLPPGERLLNGEKIADAVALHGMTLESDGAFHLSNSSGNSQLTLINKDTKPFQHHSLAQFTTGGITLMLDVPRVENPAASFDLMVQIARDLARDLQVNLVDDHRVQLTDAGLAKIRAQIVEVETKMCDNNLTPGSTQALRLFS
- the pdxJ gene encoding pyridoxine 5'-phosphate synthase; the protein is MIKLGLNIDHVATLRQARGARYPNLVRAALICEEAGADAITIHLREDRRHIQDADVEVLRGMLQTRMNLECAVTEEMIANALRIKPHDLCLVPERREELTTEGGLNVLRYFDAVKSACERCADAGIRVSLFIDADNAQIDAAVRAGAPVIELHTGKYADADSVPARAYELERIRAAVEYAHGQGLQVNAGHGLHYHNVQAIAAIPNIVELNIGHAIIAESVFIGLDAAVRKMKDLIRPL
- the recO gene encoding DNA repair protein RecO, with product MTTRQNRHQDELAFVLHCHPFRETSLLLDVYSREYGRMAIVARGARRPRSALRGVLMSFQPLRLSWFGKGEVRTLHSAEWQGGQPYLQGTALMCGFYLNELLINLLARDDAHEQLFDYYRATLYRLAHETDHAATLRCFEKHLLQELGYALNLETEAASGSPVQVGCNYRYFVERGALADTPDNHGGMKIAGVTLLAMASDDYSDPVVAQQSKQLMRMLLGHHLGGKQLHTRELIKDLQKL
- a CDS encoding S-methyl-5'-thioinosine phosphorylase — its product is MLAIIGGRGLTELANLKITHRQVMRTPFGEPSCAFLFGTLNEHEVIFLARHGYGYTIPPHLVNYRANLWALREQGVNEVISVTTVGGIRGDLTPGLLVVPDQVIDYTHGRDCTFFNSRNTSYKNIDFTQPYDAVMRARILHSARQVQQPCLDGGTYAATQGPRLDSVAEVNRYERDGADMVGMTGMPEAALARELDMAYASIAVVVNYAAGRGDSQFAINMESVNATARSAMVRVRTILERVCTDEGCYGD
- the acpS gene encoding holo-ACP synthase; translated protein: MIFGIGTDIVEYDRIAAMWQRHGERLAQRLLSEAEMPAFHAHAHPARFLAKRFAAKEAFAKAAGSGLRHPVSLSRISVTHDGMGKPVLQFDALLRAYLAQLGICAHHLSISDERNTIVAFVVLETI